The following proteins come from a genomic window of Dehalococcoidia bacterium:
- a CDS encoding cation-transporting P-type ATPase, with protein sequence MLTVTHGLTQEEARRRLSVHGRNVLVPEEKGAAWRRFLQPALDPMVMLLLIAAGVYVALGETRDAAVMVVALVPVVGINWVLEVRAQQTLGKLREHALPRARVYRDGTLQMVSVEELVPGDVCDLREGDVIPADAVILSGSDLIADESALTGESLPVNKTPSPEGKPGGPENGLLAGTVLVSGRAVARVSVTGPRTQYGEAGALAAQSKVELTPLEQAIRHLLRRLGLLAAAVCLTVLGLELARGHGLGQALIAAVGLAIAAIPEELPIVYTLYLGIGALHLARSRALVRRLQGVETLGSTTVICTDKTGTLTKGVLQVAALVASPDVISAAPDSARRSELLRAAALACEIDAFDPLEQVILAYASSHGSPSQELYTGRRLVHEYAFDPSTKTMSHVWQESDGTLWLYTKGALEGILELCAVTSAERATALAANRVISGDGMRAIAVARKRLDRLTARREDDEHGAAYLGLIGFADEPRPEVRASIQECQKAGVRVVMITGDHPLTAHWVAEQVGLDHTDDGMLTGPEMGRMDESAFRRALRNANVLARITPAQKHRVVRALKEQGEVVAMTGDGINDVAALREAHVGIAMGKRGTEVARSVATLVLLDDNFKTIEAAVRLGRQVYDNLQRAFRYIVVFHIPIIITALLMPLLGAPLLLRPVHLVWLELVLHPIIALVYPSDRPDSDAMRRPPRRRDEPIISGGVFRRLLVEGLLVTLAVDGSYLLLLGRGAPEAEARTVALAILVIAQVFLVLMQRSPGKPFWRNWKGGNRVLPWVMVAALGSLALLSYVPPLAAAAGLVPLTPAHWGLALALTALATLPLEATKGASRKNAPLAR encoded by the coding sequence GTGTACGTGGCCCTGGGGGAGACGCGGGACGCCGCTGTCATGGTGGTCGCGCTCGTGCCCGTCGTCGGCATCAACTGGGTGCTGGAGGTCCGCGCCCAGCAGACGCTTGGCAAGCTGCGGGAACATGCTTTGCCCCGCGCTCGCGTTTACCGGGATGGGACACTGCAAATGGTGTCCGTCGAGGAGCTGGTGCCCGGCGACGTGTGCGACCTCCGCGAGGGCGACGTTATTCCGGCGGACGCTGTCATACTGTCCGGCTCCGACCTGATCGCGGACGAGTCCGCGCTGACGGGCGAGTCGCTCCCCGTGAACAAGACGCCTTCTCCAGAAGGAAAGCCGGGCGGCCCCGAGAACGGCCTGCTCGCGGGTACAGTGCTGGTCTCGGGCCGCGCCGTAGCGCGGGTGTCGGTCACCGGGCCGCGAACGCAGTACGGTGAGGCCGGGGCGCTTGCCGCCCAGTCAAAGGTGGAGTTGACGCCGCTGGAGCAGGCCATTCGCCACCTGCTGCGGCGGCTGGGGCTGCTGGCCGCCGCGGTGTGTCTGACGGTGCTGGGGCTGGAGCTGGCGCGAGGCCACGGCCTGGGCCAGGCGCTCATCGCCGCGGTTGGCCTCGCCATCGCCGCCATACCGGAGGAGCTGCCCATCGTTTACACCCTGTACCTGGGCATTGGGGCGCTGCACCTCGCCCGCAGCCGGGCGCTGGTCCGGCGCCTGCAGGGCGTGGAGACTCTGGGGAGCACTACCGTCATCTGCACCGACAAGACGGGCACACTGACGAAGGGAGTGCTGCAAGTCGCCGCCCTGGTCGCGTCCCCCGATGTGATCTCGGCGGCTCCGGACTCCGCAAGGCGGAGCGAACTTCTGCGGGCCGCCGCGCTGGCCTGCGAGATAGATGCCTTCGACCCCCTGGAGCAGGTGATTCTGGCCTATGCCTCTTCTCACGGGTCCCCTTCGCAGGAGCTGTACACGGGCCGCCGCCTGGTGCACGAGTATGCCTTTGACCCCTCCACCAAGACTATGTCCCACGTCTGGCAGGAGTCTGACGGGACGCTGTGGCTCTACACCAAGGGCGCGCTTGAGGGCATACTGGAGCTTTGCGCCGTCACGTCCGCCGAGCGGGCCACGGCGCTGGCCGCGAACCGAGTTATCAGCGGCGACGGCATGCGGGCCATCGCGGTCGCCAGGAAGCGGTTGGATCGACTGACCGCGCGCAGGGAGGACGACGAGCACGGGGCCGCCTACCTGGGGCTGATCGGCTTCGCTGACGAGCCGCGACCCGAGGTGCGCGCCTCCATTCAGGAGTGCCAGAAGGCGGGCGTGCGCGTGGTCATGATCACCGGCGACCATCCGCTCACGGCCCACTGGGTGGCGGAGCAGGTCGGTTTGGACCACACGGACGACGGCATGCTCACCGGCCCCGAGATGGGGCGGATGGATGAGTCCGCATTCCGGCGTGCGCTGCGGAACGCCAACGTGCTGGCCCGCATTACGCCCGCCCAGAAGCACCGCGTGGTGCGCGCTCTCAAGGAGCAGGGCGAGGTGGTGGCCATGACCGGCGATGGCATCAACGACGTGGCGGCGCTGCGCGAGGCCCACGTGGGCATCGCCATGGGCAAGCGCGGGACGGAGGTGGCCCGCTCCGTGGCGACTCTGGTGCTTCTGGACGACAACTTCAAGACCATCGAGGCGGCGGTGCGCCTGGGGCGGCAGGTGTACGACAACCTTCAGCGCGCATTCCGCTATATCGTGGTCTTCCACATTCCCATTATTATCACCGCCCTGCTCATGCCTCTCCTGGGCGCGCCGCTGCTGCTCCGCCCGGTGCACCTCGTCTGGCTGGAGCTTGTCTTGCACCCTATCATCGCGCTGGTCTATCCCTCCGATCGTCCGGACAGCGACGCGATGCGCCGTCCGCCGCGCCGTCGCGACGAGCCTATCATATCCGGAGGGGTGTTCCGACGCCTGCTGGTGGAGGGCCTGCTGGTGACGCTGGCGGTGGACGGGAGCTATCTGCTCCTGCTGGGCAGGGGCGCGCCGGAGGCGGAGGCGCGGACAGTGGCGCTGGCTATCCTCGTCATCGCGCAGGTGTTCCTGGTGTTGATGCAGAGGTCGCCGGGCAAGCCGTTCTGGCGCAACTGGAAAGGCGGGAACAGGGTATTGCCCTGGGTGATGGTGGCTGCGCTGGGCAGCCTGGCGCTGCTGAGCTACGTGCCGCCGCTCGCCGCAGCCGCGGGCCTTGTCCCGCTGACTCCCGCCCACTGGGGGCTGGCCCTCGCGCTGACCGCGCTCGCCACACTGCCGCTGGAGGCGACGAAGGGGGCGTCCCGGAAGAACGCCCCCCTGGCGCGTTAG
- a CDS encoding CoA transferase, which translates to MTDKQAGPLSGVRILDFTWAAAGPQGTLLAGFLGAEVLKVESVRRLDLMRRGMSTLYEGFDNSPHLNDFNFNKLGIRLDLSKPEGQKLALSLVAVCDAVVDNFRPNVLERLGVGYNAMRRVNPSIILLSAANGGSTGPESKFAGYAGIFNALGGMGYLTGYQDGPPTMLRDSVDLRVGSALAFAIVASLYHRRQTGQGQFVDMASREVVSCLVGDQILEYTMNGHNPMRQGNRDPIMAPHNVYRCKDNDSWVSIAVGTEDEWRALCRVLGRAELASDPRFADAYARKKNEAELDTLITQWTKQRTPHEATLLLQKASVAAMPSMSMDDLLADEHLQARGAYVTVQHPVLGKQTNVGVPWKLSRTPASIRRPGPLFGEHNPFVFGEILGLPKNDVERLTKAEVLS; encoded by the coding sequence ATGACAGATAAACAAGCCGGTCCCCTGTCGGGCGTCCGTATCCTGGACTTCACCTGGGCCGCCGCCGGCCCGCAGGGCACGCTGCTGGCGGGCTTCCTGGGCGCGGAAGTGCTTAAGGTGGAATCCGTCCGGCGTCTCGACCTTATGCGTCGCGGGATGAGCACGCTCTACGAGGGCTTCGACAACAGCCCGCACCTGAACGACTTCAACTTCAACAAGCTGGGCATACGCCTGGACTTGAGCAAGCCCGAGGGCCAGAAGCTGGCCCTGTCGCTGGTAGCTGTTTGCGACGCCGTGGTGGACAACTTTCGTCCCAACGTGCTGGAGCGCCTGGGCGTGGGCTACAACGCCATGCGGCGCGTCAACCCCTCCATCATCCTTCTCTCAGCGGCAAACGGCGGGTCCACTGGTCCCGAGTCCAAGTTCGCCGGCTACGCCGGCATCTTCAACGCCCTGGGAGGAATGGGCTACCTGACGGGCTACCAGGATGGCCCGCCTACAATGTTGCGGGACTCCGTTGACCTGCGCGTAGGGTCCGCACTGGCCTTCGCCATCGTGGCCAGCCTGTACCATCGGCGCCAGACCGGCCAGGGACAGTTTGTTGACATGGCGTCGCGGGAGGTCGTCTCCTGCCTGGTGGGCGACCAGATCCTTGAGTACACCATGAACGGGCATAACCCCATGCGCCAGGGGAACCGCGATCCGATAATGGCGCCCCACAACGTGTACCGCTGCAAGGACAACGACTCGTGGGTCAGCATCGCGGTGGGGACTGAGGACGAGTGGCGCGCCCTGTGCCGCGTCCTGGGCCGCGCCGAACTGGCGTCAGACCCGCGCTTCGCCGACGCCTACGCCCGGAAGAAGAACGAAGCGGAGCTGGACACGCTCATCACGCAGTGGACGAAGCAGCGCACGCCCCATGAGGCTACTCTCCTGCTTCAGAAAGCGAGCGTGGCGGCCATGCCCTCGATGAGCATGGACGACCTGCTGGCGGACGAGCACCTGCAGGCGCGCGGCGCGTACGTCACCGTCCAGCACCCCGTGCTGGGGAAGCAGACGAACGTGGGCGTTCCGTGGAAGCTCTCGCGCACTCCCGCCAGCATCCGGCGGCCCGGGCCGCTCTTCGGGGAGCACAACCCGTTCGTCTTCGGCGAGATTCTCGGCCTGCCGAAGAACGACGTGGAGCGGCTCACGAAGGCGGAAGTGCTGAGCTAA